In a genomic window of Zonotrichia albicollis isolate bZonAlb1 chromosome 7, bZonAlb1.hap1, whole genome shotgun sequence:
- the LOC141729586 gene encoding uncharacterized protein LOC141729586, with protein MGFEISHAKVQISAIFVPAAVLLPAAAARGRAGSSPGSRGPESGAYGGPARRGCGAAPRLPGQQPALCPLPSGALGQRLRAAPQGCAGRGGRGWAQTAPGPGAEPAPTLPSCRSLQLAEDRSRAAEHLRRALRYVESPQEPLREAAVRFMGMAGRHLRGQQQELQLICTALERLTEDTSSAVSELALQTLHVLRTTPHGRYSIFQRLHDQLHRAWITLPRLSRLSWLHCWSSEDS; from the exons ctgtgctcctgcccgCTGCTGCGGCCAGAGgacgcgcgggctcttctcccggctcccgtgggcctgagtcgggTGCCTATggaggcccggcccggcggggctgcggggcggcaccgcggctccccgggcagcagcccgccctctgccccctgccctcgggagcccttggccagcggctgcgggccgcgcctcagggctgtgcgggcaggggaggccggggctgggcgcagacagcgcccggcccaggagctgagcccgcgccaacccttccctcctgccgctctctgcagctggcagaggacaggagcagagcggccgagcatctgcgccgggccctgcgctacgtggagagcccacaggagcccctgcgagaggcggccgtccggttcatgg gcatggccgggcggcacctgagggggcagcagcaagagctgcagctgatctgcactg ccctggaacgcctgacggaggacacgagcagtgccgtgtcagagctggcacttcaaacactgcatgtcctccgaaCAACACCGCATGGCCGATattccatcttccagaggctgcacgatcagctgcacagggcatggatcACTCTGCCTCGTCTCTCGCGGCTcagctggctgcactgctggagctctgaggaCAGCTGA